The proteins below come from a single Burkholderia sp. PAMC 26561 genomic window:
- a CDS encoding efflux RND transporter permease subunit codes for MNISKFFIDRPIFAGVLSVLILLAGVIAMFKLPISEYPEVVPPSVVVHAQYPGANPKVIAETVASPLEEQINGVEDMLYMQSQANSDGNLNITVTFKLGTDPDKAQQLVQNRVSQALPRLPEDVTRLGVTTIKSSPTLTMVVHLNSPNNRYDMTYLRNYALINVKDRLERIQGVGQVQLWGSGDYSMRIWLDPQKVAQRGMTATDVVNAIREQNVQVAAGVIGSSPTLPNVPLQLNVNAQGRLQTEQEFRDIVLKTSPDGAVTYLHDVARVELAASEYGLRSLLDNKTAVAMAINQQPGANSLQISDTVRKTMKELQADMPAGVEYQIVYDPTQFVRSSIDAVIHTLAEAIALVVLVVIVFLQTWRASIIPLLAVPVSIIGTFSLLLAFGFSINALSLFGMVLAIGIVVDDAIVVVENVERNIEAGLSAREATYQAMREVSGPIVAIALTLTAVFVPLAFMSGLTGQFYKQFAMTIAISTVISAFNSLTLSPALAAMLLKGHDEPKDWLTRGMDRVFGGFFRQFNKVFKRGSEKYGKGVTGVINRKAVMVGIYVVLLAGAVMMGKIVPGGFVPAQDKEYLISFAQLPNGASLDRTEAVIRQMTDIARKTPGVQSAVEFPGLSVNGFTNSSSAGVVFVTLKPFDERKGRALSAGAIAGSLNQQYAVIKGSFIAVFPPPPVLGLGTLGGFKLQLEDRGALGYAALNDATQAFIKRASQSPELGPTFSSYQINVPQLNVDLDRVKAKQLGVSVTDVFSTMQVYLGSLYVNDFNRFGRVYQVRVQADAPFRANTEDIGLLKTRNANGEMVPLSSLVKVTPTYGPEMVVRYNGYTSADINGGPAPGYSSGQAQAAVERIAAETLPRGIKFEWTDLTYQQILAGNAALWVFPISVLLVFLVLAALYESLTLPLAVILIVPMSILSALVGVWLTGGDNNIFTQIGLMVLVGLSAKNAILIVEFARELEMQGRSIVEAAIEASRLRLRPILMTSIAFIMGVVPLVISSGAGSEMRHAMGVAVFFGMLGVTLFGLMLTPVFYVLLRKLAGGEHLVDKHGHNPHMRGVNASLEA; via the coding sequence ATGAACATTTCCAAGTTTTTCATCGACCGCCCGATCTTTGCGGGCGTGCTGTCGGTGCTCATCCTGCTGGCGGGTGTCATCGCCATGTTCAAGCTGCCGATCTCCGAGTATCCGGAAGTCGTGCCGCCGTCCGTGGTCGTCCATGCGCAATATCCGGGCGCAAACCCGAAGGTGATTGCTGAAACGGTGGCGTCGCCATTGGAAGAGCAGATCAACGGCGTGGAAGACATGCTGTACATGCAGTCGCAGGCGAACAGCGACGGCAACCTGAACATCACGGTGACGTTCAAGCTCGGCACGGACCCGGACAAGGCACAGCAACTGGTGCAGAACCGCGTGTCGCAAGCGTTGCCGCGTTTGCCGGAAGACGTGACGCGTCTTGGCGTGACGACGATCAAGTCGTCGCCGACGCTCACCATGGTGGTTCACCTGAACTCGCCGAATAACCGTTACGACATGACGTATCTGCGCAACTACGCGCTGATCAATGTGAAGGACCGGCTGGAGCGGATTCAGGGCGTGGGGCAGGTTCAGCTCTGGGGCTCGGGCGATTATTCGATGCGCATCTGGCTCGATCCGCAGAAAGTCGCGCAACGCGGCATGACGGCGACCGATGTGGTGAACGCGATTCGCGAGCAGAACGTGCAGGTGGCGGCTGGTGTGATCGGTTCATCGCCGACCTTGCCGAACGTGCCGTTGCAGTTGAACGTGAACGCACAGGGGCGCTTGCAGACCGAACAGGAATTCCGCGATATCGTGCTGAAGACTTCGCCTGACGGCGCCGTCACGTACCTGCATGACGTGGCGCGCGTTGAACTGGCGGCATCGGAATATGGACTGCGTTCGTTGCTCGACAACAAGACCGCGGTCGCGATGGCGATCAACCAGCAGCCGGGCGCGAATTCGCTGCAGATCTCCGACACGGTCCGCAAGACCATGAAGGAACTGCAGGCGGACATGCCCGCGGGCGTGGAATACCAGATCGTGTATGACCCGACGCAGTTCGTGCGCTCGAGTATCGACGCGGTGATCCACACGCTGGCCGAAGCCATTGCGCTGGTCGTGCTGGTAGTGATCGTGTTCCTGCAGACGTGGCGCGCATCGATCATTCCGTTGTTGGCCGTTCCGGTTTCGATCATCGGTACGTTCTCGTTGTTGCTCGCGTTTGGATTCTCGATCAACGCGTTGTCACTCTTCGGGATGGTGCTTGCCATCGGGATCGTGGTCGACGATGCGATCGTGGTGGTGGAGAACGTCGAGCGCAATATCGAGGCCGGCTTGTCGGCGCGGGAGGCGACCTACCAGGCAATGCGAGAGGTGAGCGGGCCAATCGTCGCGATTGCGCTGACGCTGACCGCCGTGTTCGTGCCGCTCGCATTCATGTCGGGCCTGACAGGTCAGTTCTACAAGCAGTTTGCGATGACCATCGCCATCTCGACGGTGATCTCCGCGTTCAACTCGCTTACCTTGTCGCCGGCGCTCGCAGCAATGTTGCTGAAGGGCCACGACGAACCGAAGGACTGGCTCACGCGCGGCATGGATCGCGTGTTCGGCGGATTCTTCCGGCAGTTCAACAAGGTCTTCAAACGCGGTTCGGAGAAATACGGCAAGGGCGTGACGGGTGTCATCAACCGCAAGGCCGTGATGGTCGGCATTTATGTCGTGCTGCTTGCAGGCGCGGTGATGATGGGCAAGATCGTGCCGGGCGGCTTCGTGCCCGCGCAGGACAAGGAGTACCTGATCAGCTTTGCGCAACTGCCCAACGGTGCATCGCTGGATCGTACCGAAGCTGTGATCCGCCAGATGACGGATATCGCGCGCAAGACGCCGGGCGTGCAAAGCGCGGTGGAGTTTCCGGGTTTGTCGGTGAATGGCTTCACCAACTCGTCGAGCGCCGGCGTTGTGTTCGTGACGCTCAAGCCATTCGACGAACGCAAGGGCCGCGCGCTGTCAGCCGGTGCAATCGCGGGTTCCCTGAATCAGCAGTACGCCGTGATCAAGGGGTCCTTCATTGCCGTGTTCCCGCCGCCGCCGGTTCTGGGTCTCGGTACGTTGGGTGGTTTCAAGCTGCAACTGGAAGACCGTGGCGCCCTGGGGTATGCCGCATTGAACGACGCCACGCAGGCGTTCATCAAACGCGCATCGCAGTCGCCTGAGCTCGGCCCGACGTTCTCGAGCTATCAGATCAACGTGCCGCAACTGAACGTGGATCTGGACCGGGTAAAGGCAAAGCAACTGGGCGTGTCCGTCACCGATGTTTTCAGCACGATGCAGGTGTATCTCGGCTCGTTGTACGTGAACGACTTCAACCGCTTCGGCCGTGTGTATCAGGTGCGGGTGCAGGCGGATGCGCCGTTCCGCGCGAACACGGAAGACATCGGCTTGCTGAAGACGCGCAATGCGAACGGCGAAATGGTGCCGCTCTCGTCGCTCGTGAAGGTGACGCCGACTTACGGTCCGGAAATGGTGGTGCGCTACAACGGCTATACCTCAGCCGACATCAACGGTGGGCCGGCTCCGGGTTATTCGTCCGGTCAGGCGCAAGCCGCAGTGGAACGCATCGCAGCCGAAACGCTGCCGCGCGGCATCAAGTTCGAATGGACCGACCTGACGTATCAGCAAATCCTCGCGGGCAATGCAGCGTTGTGGGTGTTCCCGATCAGCGTGCTGCTGGTTTTCCTGGTGCTGGCTGCGCTCTATGAAAGCCTGACGCTGCCGCTCGCCGTGATCCTGATCGTGCCCATGAGCATTCTCTCGGCGCTGGTCGGTGTATGGCTCACAGGTGGCGACAACAACATCTTCACGCAGATTGGCTTGATGGTGCTGGTGGGCTTGTCGGCGAAGAACGCCATTTTGATTGTCGAGTTTGCGCGTGAGCTGGAGATGCAGGGACGCTCCATTGTGGAAGCCGCGATTGAAGCAAGCCGTCTGCGTCTGCGTCCGATTCTGATGACGTCGATCGCTTTCATCATGGGCGTGGTGCCGCTGGTGATTTCGTCGGGCGCCGGTTCGGAGATGCGTCACGCGATGGGCGTGGCGGTGTTCTTCGGCATGCTCGGTGTGACCTTGTTCGGCCTGATGCTTACGCCGGTGTTTTATGTGCTGTTGAGAAAGCTGGCTGGCGGCGAGCATCTCGTCGACAAGCACGGCCACAATCCGCACATGCGCGGTGTCAATGCTTCGCTCGAAGCATGA
- a CDS encoding efflux RND transporter periplasmic adaptor subunit — MSITRKRITVALGATLVVAGIGTYTAMHGFGLPVNNAEAAVQAAPPATEVDVATVVSKTITDYQNYSGRLEAVDKVDIRPLVPGTIVAVHFTDGALVKKGDPLFTIDPRPYVAAVDQAAAQLAAAQARNGYTSTDAARAERLLTDNAIAKRDYDEKQNAAHEAAANLKAAQAALETAKINLTYTHIVAPVSGRVSRAEMTVGNIVSTGSSAPLLTTLVSVSPIYASFDVDEQTYLRYLSRDSRSSVPVSLGLANEDGFSREGKVASVDNQLDTGSGTIRVRARFDNNDGSLLPGLYARIKVGGGTPHPAVLIEDAAIGTDQDKKFVMVVDKDSRVQYREVTLGTQSDGLRVIVKGLQPGERIVVNGLQRVRPNDVVKPNAVAMASASPATKQAS, encoded by the coding sequence ATGTCCATCACTCGCAAACGAATTACCGTCGCGCTAGGGGCGACGCTGGTCGTGGCAGGCATCGGCACATACACTGCCATGCACGGTTTCGGCCTGCCGGTCAACAATGCCGAGGCCGCGGTCCAGGCCGCGCCGCCCGCAACGGAAGTGGATGTCGCCACTGTGGTCTCGAAGACCATCACCGACTACCAGAACTATTCGGGGCGCCTCGAAGCCGTCGATAAAGTCGATATCCGGCCGCTCGTGCCCGGCACGATCGTAGCCGTGCATTTCACCGACGGCGCGCTGGTCAAGAAGGGCGATCCGCTCTTCACGATCGACCCGCGTCCGTACGTGGCGGCGGTCGACCAGGCTGCGGCGCAACTCGCGGCGGCTCAGGCGCGCAACGGTTATACATCGACCGATGCGGCGCGCGCCGAGCGTTTGCTCACGGACAATGCGATCGCCAAACGCGATTACGACGAGAAGCAGAACGCCGCGCACGAGGCGGCGGCGAACCTGAAGGCGGCGCAAGCGGCGCTCGAAACCGCGAAGATCAACCTGACGTACACGCATATCGTGGCGCCTGTGTCGGGTCGCGTATCGCGTGCGGAAATGACGGTGGGCAATATTGTTTCCACCGGTTCCAGCGCGCCGTTGCTGACCACTTTGGTTTCGGTCTCGCCCATCTACGCATCGTTTGATGTCGATGAACAAACCTACCTGCGTTATCTGAGCCGCGACTCACGCTCAAGCGTGCCGGTTTCGCTCGGCCTTGCAAATGAAGATGGTTTCTCGCGCGAAGGCAAGGTGGCATCGGTCGATAACCAACTGGATACCGGCTCGGGCACCATCCGCGTGCGTGCCCGTTTCGACAACAACGACGGTTCCCTGCTGCCGGGGCTCTATGCCCGCATCAAGGTCGGCGGCGGGACGCCGCATCCAGCAGTGCTGATCGAAGATGCCGCTATCGGTACGGACCAGGACAAGAAATTCGTCATGGTCGTCGATAAAGACAGCCGCGTTCAATACCGTGAAGTCACGCTCGGCACCCAGAGCGATGGTTTGCGCGTGATCGTGAAGGGCTTGCAGCCGGGCGAACGGATCGTGGTGAACGGTCTGCAGCGCGTGCGTCCGAACGATGTCGTGAAACCCAACGCGGTAGCAATGGCGAGTGCGTCGCCGGCAACAAAACAAGCTTCATAA
- a CDS encoding alpha/beta hydrolase, translated as MASTLDLGLCIEDVRIAGHAQPITLRSYRPASDGTVLPVVLYFHGGGFVRGTLDDADIAATTIARDTPAWVVSVGYSLAPAFPFPAAPEDAYRAAQWVVANARAQGADANRIGVAGHDAGGNLATCLAAIARDRGDIAIHAQALLAPLLDPSMTRMADENKVLSPDICASECAQCYRAYLPNASQRLHPYAAPLESRRLAGLPPALIASAQHDLLHIEAEKYAGELIAAGVPTEVTRHVDASHYGLVTDPSALADVVAFFRKRLRDRTDHAQRPGPARAKPKTHAAH; from the coding sequence ATGGCATCGACGCTGGATCTGGGCCTCTGCATAGAGGATGTTCGAATCGCGGGACATGCGCAACCCATAACCTTGCGCAGTTATCGCCCCGCATCGGACGGCACCGTCCTGCCGGTCGTGCTTTATTTTCATGGCGGCGGGTTTGTTCGCGGCACGCTCGACGACGCGGATATCGCAGCGACGACCATTGCCCGCGATACCCCCGCGTGGGTCGTCTCGGTCGGTTATTCGCTCGCGCCGGCCTTTCCTTTTCCGGCGGCGCCCGAAGACGCATACCGGGCGGCGCAGTGGGTGGTGGCGAACGCCCGTGCACAAGGGGCCGATGCAAATCGCATCGGCGTGGCGGGACACGATGCAGGCGGCAACTTAGCCACGTGTCTTGCGGCGATTGCCCGGGACCGCGGTGACATCGCAATCCACGCGCAAGCGTTGCTCGCGCCCTTGCTGGACCCGAGCATGACGCGCATGGCCGACGAGAACAAGGTGCTGTCACCGGACATCTGCGCGTCCGAGTGCGCGCAGTGTTACCGGGCGTATCTGCCCAATGCTTCGCAACGGCTTCATCCGTATGCGGCGCCGCTGGAATCGAGGCGTCTTGCAGGACTGCCGCCGGCATTGATCGCGAGCGCCCAGCATGACCTGTTGCATATCGAGGCCGAGAAATACGCCGGCGAACTGATCGCGGCGGGCGTGCCGACTGAAGTGACGCGCCACGTCGACGCATCGCATTACGGGCTGGTCACGGATCCCTCCGCGCTCGCCGACGTGGTCGCGTTCTTCAGGAAGCGGCTGCGGGATAGGACCGATCATGCGCAGCGGCCAGGGCCCGCGCGCGCCAAGCCGAAGACGCATGCAGCACACTAA
- a CDS encoding DUF4148 domain-containing protein, translating to MKTAIAALSLSAVSALVATTAFADGGIGRAGTYQTATTSQSTMTREQVRAELAASYANGTLPALNRNTYPDRSMAGIAIAAQHDQRARDAALAEERNRSIVEFANGSVTQSGKARIQ from the coding sequence GTGAAAACCGCAATCGCAGCGCTCTCGCTTTCCGCCGTATCCGCACTCGTTGCAACGACCGCCTTTGCCGATGGCGGCATCGGGCGCGCCGGAACCTATCAAACCGCAACGACGTCGCAAAGCACGATGACCCGCGAACAGGTCCGCGCCGAACTCGCCGCTTCTTATGCAAACGGAACACTGCCCGCATTGAACCGGAACACGTATCCGGATCGCAGCATGGCAGGTATCGCGATCGCCGCTCAGCACGATCAACGCGCTCGTGACGCGGCGCTCGCAGAAGAACGCAATCGTTCGATAGTCGAATTTGCCAACGGGTCCGTCACGCAAAGCGGCAAGGCACGAATCCAGTAA